The Ranitomeya imitator isolate aRanImi1 chromosome 3, aRanImi1.pri, whole genome shotgun sequence genome has a window encoding:
- the LOC138672400 gene encoding olfactory receptor 52A1-like, whose amino-acid sequence MLNSTFYPTDFLLVGVPGLEHKHFWISIPFCIIYILALLGNLLIMAIIRMSPKLHQPMFIFLSMLAFNDSLLCTSIAPKILSIFWFNDRVISFNGCLLQMFFTHAFSSIQSGFVVSMAFDRYVAIYKPLRYHAIITSSVIFWLVFALLIRAVVMVGPCPILIKKFPAFKTNVIAHSYCEHMAVVKLAATDIRVNSIFGLISAFIIIGGDLLFIFLSYVMIFNTVFLLPSKDARLKAFHTCTPHVCVFLSFYSMALFSFLSHRFGKKIPPYIHIIFSDIYLLVPPFLNPLVYGLKTNLIREELRKLLMKH is encoded by the coding sequence ATGTTGAATTCTACGTTCTATCCCACCGACTTCCTACTGGTCGGTGTACCAGGATTAGAACACAAGCATTTCTGGATCTCGATCCCTTTCTGTATCATCTATATATTGGCTTTGCTCGGAAACCTTCTGATAATGGCTATCATCCGCATGTCTCCGAAACTGCACCAACCCATGTTTATATTCCTCTCCATGTTGGCATTTAATGACAGTCTCCTTTGCACCAGCATTGCTCCCAAAATCTTGTCcatattctggttcaatgacagagTCATCAGCTTTAATGGATGTCTTCTCCAGATGTTCTTCACCCACGCCTTCTCTAGCATTCAATCTGGGTTCGTGGTGTCCATGGCTTTTGACCGTTACGTTGCCATATATAAGCCTCTCAGGTACCATGCCATAATAACCAGCAGTGTGATATTCTGGCTGGTGTTCGCACTTCTGATCAGGGCGGTTGTTATGGTTGGTCCTTGTCCTATTTTGATAAAGAAGTTTCCTGCGTTCAAGACCAACGTAATTGCACATTCATATTGTGAGCACATGGCAGTGGTGAAGCTCGCCGCCACCGACATCCGGGTGAATAGTATATTTGGCCTGATATCAGCCTTCATTATCATTGGTGGCGATTTGCTCTTTATTTTCTTGTCATATGTCATGATTTTCAATACCGTTTTTCTTCTTCCATCTAAAGACGCTCGTCTGAAGGCATTTCACACCTGTACTCCTCACGTCTGTGTGTTTCTAAGCTTCTACAGCATGGCCTTATTCTCATTCCTATCACATCGATTTGGCAAGAAGATTCCTCCTTATATCCACATTATCTTCTCTGACATCTACCTGTTGGTTCCACCCTTTCTCAACCCGCTTGTTTATGGGTTGAAGACCAACCTGATCCGTGAGGAATTGAGGAAACTCCTAATGAAACATTAA
- the LOC138672399 gene encoding olfactory receptor 52P1-like — protein sequence MSTQNETFYQPTTFILIGIPGLEVAEIWISIPICFMYIVTILGNSAMLLIILCHETFHKPMYLFLCMLSIIDLMASVTTTPKILSIFWFDDKLIYFRACLVQLFFIHALSMMESTVILAIAFDRYVAICDLLRYTSILHNSVIAKIGVSAIFKGTLLMAPAPFLIRRLSYCRTNVISNTYCEHMAVVKIACTDTTINQVYGLTVALLVIAVDAIFITVPYMAIVRAVLQLSSKEARQKALGTCFPHVCVLIISTVPALFSFFTHRFGHNIPIYIHIIFANLYVLVAPMCNPIIYGARTKEIRQRIIVISKSLNFLQKCI from the coding sequence ATGTCAACACAAAATGAAACTTTTTACCAACCCACAACCTTCATTCTGATTGGCATTCCCGGCCTCGAGGTGGCTGAGATCTGGATCTCTATCCCCATATGTTTCATGTACATCGTGACGATTCTGGGGAACAGTGCCATGCTTCTCATAATTTTGTGCCACGAGACCTTTCATAAACCAATGTATCTGTTCCTCTGTATGTTGTCGATTATTGACCTAATGGCATCGGTAACCACAACTCCCAAAATCCTGAGTATCTTCTGGTTTGATGACAAGTTGATTTACTTCCGTGCATGCCTGGTTCAGCTCTTCTTCATCCATGCCCTTTCCATGATGGAGTCTACGGTCATCCTGGCTATCGCGTTTGACCGCTATGTTGCTATTTGTGATCTCCTCAGATACACTTCTATCCTTCATAACTCCGTGATTGCCAAGATTGGGGTTTCAGCAATATTTAAAGGCACCTTACTCATGGCTCCAGCACCATTCCTGATCAGGAGGTTGTCCTACTGCAGAACCAACGTGATCTCCAACACCTACTGTGAACACATGGCTGTGGTGAAGATCGCTTGCACCGATACAACCATAAATCAGGTGTATGGCTTAACTGTGGCACTGCTGGTAATAGCGGTAGATGCTATATTTATAACTGTGCCTTACATGGCCATAGTTAGGGCggtgttacaattgtcctccaaggAGGCTCGTCAAAAGGCTTTAGGCACATGTTTCCCACACGTCTGTGTCCTCATCATCTCTACTGTCCCGGCTCTCTTCTCATTCTTTACACATCGATTTGGACATAACATTCCTATCTACATTCACATTATTTTTGCCAACCTCTACGTTCTTGTTGCACCCATGTGCAACCCAATAATCTACGGGGCAAGAACCAAGGAAATACGCCAAAGGATAATTGTGATTTCCAAAAGTCTTAATTTTTTGCAGAAATGTATATAG